The sequence CATGAGGACACAAGCAAGGGTAATATAAGTTATATCACATTTAGACTTATTTGTGAACTTTTTAACCTTATTATATTCTTTTAACAAAGATTCATATATTTctttttgtatgattttttttaaaaatttcgtTAGTTAACTATAATCCTAATCCGCAACAACAACAATTTAGGGGACACTAAATTAGAAATGTGAATGTCTCGTAAACAAAACCCAAACTAGGAACTCTATAGATAAGAGGCCCCATAATCATAGTCCAACAATAAAGAAGACCCCACAAAGGATATGTGGGCCAGCATCAATTTGCAACAATGACAATTTATGGGACACTAAATTAGTAGTGTGACAGTTTTGTAAACAAAACTCAAACCAAGACCACCATAGATAAGAGGCCTCATAATCCAACAACAAATTAGACCCCACAAAGAATATGACCCAATATCAAGGTAAGAAGTAGGCGAAACCCCCAAAAAGGAATCTTGTAGACTACCCAACACCCCTAAATAGTGCACTTCACTAAAAGGTTAGTGTAGTAAATCACAACCCAAAACAGGTCCAACGTACCTCCATAAGCAAGCTTCCCACATAGAAAGAGAGCCAAATCCTAGAGTGCAAAAATAAGGAGGCAAATGCAATTCACACCCCCAAAAAAGGACAACATCAATGACCATAATAGGCCCAAAATCCACTACCGAAACCCTACATGAAAATAGTATAAGAACAAACAGTTGTGGCCATCTCCATCAGCCTCCCCATCTCCATCTTCCTCATCAAAATACTTTGCAATATACCCTCCTCTTGAAAACCTAGTTCTACATTCTCCACTCTCACTCATCCCTCTAACCCCATTTGGATGTTAATATTGTTTCCAAGCATAAAAATAGAACACAAAACATATATTATAGAAAAaaggtttttcatgtttttttttatatatggaGGATAGTTTAAACCATAAGTAAATTATGAGGTGTAGGAGCCCCAATCTGTATCAAGAAAGTAAAACTAGTATCAGTAGTAACAAAACTAAATGAATAGTTCTATACAAAATGGATAAAAAAATCGGATTATACATTGATCAACCTATGTTCTAAGCTATCTAGGAGGTCATTAGTCCCATGACCCAACTATGTTATTGCTTCATTTCACTGTATCACAGTCATAGGCACCGATAGAGGGTTCAATCTTAGGATCATTGGTTTGATCCCATCCCATAACTTTCATAGCATTTGGATTTTGATTCTTCTCTTCAATGGATTATTTTTTTATTCCTCTCTCCTTCAGATGTTGATGGAGAAGGTCAAGTTCCTCGTTGTTCAACTTgtctttccaatgaggaaagaaaTGAGCAACCTGTATGTCTGATTTGTAGAGGAGCATTACTCCTTGAAGAAAGATCCATTGTAGTAGCCACCTAAAACAAAATTAATAGAAAAGTATTAAACTCAGTAAGATGTCTCCTTCTAGTTTGAAAAATTTCTTTGTTCCTCCTCTtccataaaaaacaaaaaatttcacAAGTAAAAATGGACCAAAATCTATTCTCTTATGTACCTCATTTGACACGAAAGCCAAAAATAAAGACCACATAGAAGTTGCATATTGACATTGAAAAAAAGATGTTCAATAGATTTTAGCTTTTTACACAAATCGTAACTTGTAAAATTCAGATCAATATCAAATGAATCCGTTCCAATAACAACTTTTCTAAGAAGCCAAATCCATCTAAAATAAGTTTTCTTTGGTTTAGCATTGtcataataaagaaaattaaaattagagAGCCACTTCAAATATGACCAATCGTTATTCTAGGTTTTCTTTACCCACTGAACATTTTAGTCATTCTAGGCGAGCATATCATATATATTTTTAACAATGATATCATGAAATAGAAATCCATCTTCCAATATAATATATTGCAGAGTTTGATTGGAGTAGACAAGGTTGCTCGGAAAACTATGTCCCGTAGCATTTCTGATCATTGTATGTCCTTTTATGTGACTGAGGAATACCATATTTATCAATAACCTGCTCCCAGGAACAAACCCTTCCATCAACCATCATGTCCTGAAACGAGACTATGACAAGAGAAGCCCAAGCTTTTGCAAAGCATCCTTGAGTCGGGGCCAAAGGCTTATTGTTGCTTTCCAAGCCCCAACAAAAAGATTTGTCCATAACACAGTAGGTTGGGACATTATCTACAGCAGATCCATTCTAAGTCAAATTTCTAACCTGAACCCATGCCTTCCATAGTGAAGAAAAGACCATCGAGCCATAGATTTTGACATCAAAACCTCTAAACACAACATAAAAAAGATTCATTTTGGACTAACATTTGGCTTTCTTAGTTTTGGAAAGGGCTATGTTATTCGTGATTAGTACTTTCCATGGCTCACTCCCTAGAAATGCCCTATAAATCCATTTAGAAGAAAGATCAATACCTTGTGTTTTCAGATCTTTGAGCCGAGCTCAAACCGCCTTGTGATTTTGGGCTACAACACCAATTGCATGAGACACAGTGTCTTTTCTTATTCCGTTTTCCATCTGACTTTAGAAAACCCCTAAGGATATCTTCTAACTTATTGAAGTGCACATTAGCAAACAACCATGCTGAAGACTAATATATAGTGTTAGAGGATGACACCTTTTGAACAACTTGAGCTCTCCCACGTAGGGAGACGAGATGAATCTACCAATTAACAtgcttcttttcaatttttttttaaaacaatcccCCATATTATTAATAGATTAATCAACTACAAAGGGGATGCTAAGATATCTCACAATCTTTGTAGGCCGAGACTAACCCCAACCTTTGGCTATGAGCCAACCTTTTGGGAATAATTTGTTGCCACTTCTTGCTACCCAATgaataggtctcctacattagcCCTTTTATATATAATTCTTATGGAGGCATGGTTGGATCACAAGCCTTCCTTGATAcatattagagtttttggtttcaaggCATATGCATACGTGCCAAAGGAAAGGAAAACAATGTTGGAGAATAATTCTTTGATGTGTATATTTATTAGAAATAATTAAGGTGCAAAAAAAGGAAAAAGCTTTGGGATCCTAGTGTATAgaaggtaatacatagtagaagtgttagtTTTAGAACAAAGCCTCCTTCTATTACATTATagctaaaaaatttaataaaaaggaAGATTTATGATTCAATTTCATTGCACTCCTAGTAAAGTTGATCAATACCCCTAGATAAACAATAAGTTGCGGAGATTTCATTAAGCTCTTAATCTTTAGaagtggaggaagaacctccaactcaacttgttccaAGATATACAAGACATAGAGGACCACCTTAACTGTATTCACATGATGATTGAAGATGTGTTTTTTCCTTGAATAGTAATATGGATGAATCTAGGTATGTACAAGAGGCATTAGGTTGAATGATGCACAATATTAAAAAATGTTATGGATGAAGGAATAGTAGCTttgaaaaataattatatgtaTGGAATATTGTACCATTCTCTGGAGCATGAAAATGTATTGGTTGTAAATTCATGTTCAATAATTGAAATATTAGTTTagatggaggtattgagaagtgtaaagaaaggttggttgtgaAAGGATCCTATAAGTTTGAGCATGTTTGTTActgtgagatattttctcctattgaaaAAATGACATCATTAGATTTTTGTTTTGTATTCctattgcttatgatttagaggtagagcaaatgaatgtgagaatttctttccttcatggtgactttAGAGGAGGATATTGATATGACATATCCAACGCACTATGTGATAAAAGGTAAAATAaaattggtttgtaaattgaagaaatcttttcaTGGCCTCAAATAGGGTCCTAAGATGTGGTActtgaaatttgatacatatgtgttgagtttaaaATTTGAGTCTTCTATATCAAATCACCTTGTTTATATAAATATGATAGTGATATTTTCCTTTACATTGTATTATATGTTGATAATAAGCTATTCATTGGTAACGGGGTATGCATGATTTCCTATTTATTGTGCATATAATGTTTTCATTTTTTGCTTGTTAAGCGTGTGTTAGCTTGACTAAGTTAACTTTGCCACTATCATTATTCCTACCATTCATTGTTGGTTCCTATTGTTTTAGATCTTCTAATATCTAGAAGAAATATTTGTGTTTATCCTTATCCAAGGGAATCAATCCACTATATTCATTTGTAATAGCATAGAAAATATTTGATAGTTTAGATGATTTTGATGTCATATCTCACTTGTGGAGGAACCTATTGTAGTGTAATATATGTTATCAACATTTGCTAAAAATTTGTAGATGTCATCACTCTCAACTCCTCTAGTCACTATATTGAATCCATTCTTAACATTCTCAACATGACATTTATTTGGATAGAGCTCCACCTTTTAACTATTTTGTCTTATTTGGATTAGTCAAAGAAGATTTTTAATTAATATAGATGCATGATTTATATTTGTTACTTGTAATTCTTATTACCATGTCCTCTCCCAAAAATTAAATCTATTTCATCAATGCATATAAATTATTATTCCAGAGAAATATCCTTGCATCTTTCACTTGTTTTAAATAACTGAAGAAGTTTTTATGGTAAGTCATATGGTGGTTGGATCTTGTACCAATAAGCCATTTgttatttgaatttctttgaatgtCTAAATATGCTATTTATATATTATGATCACCCTCTTTTTGAGAAAAAATTGATTATCTTCTTTGATACTATTTTCTTTCCCTCCTACATGTAATTTTCTAAAACATTGGTAAGTTTTATACCCTCCTCTACAATTATAACTTGTgatgtttttttctcttttataattatctttgtgattttttcaatctttttgtaTCTTTTGAAAGCTATGCCTTTGATGATTATTCTTTGGTTGATTTCCTTgcttttgattatttttgttgttatttgctTGATTTTGTCATTGCatttatatgatttatttaattttactTTTTATATTTGCATCTAGTTATAAATTCTTGATAAATCTTGCTAGACTCAATTACGAACTTATAGAGCCTATCCTCTTCATTTATGAATGGTCCATACAATTCTTGTATGGTACTTTTAAATTTTCTATTTAGCTCCAATGTGTATGTTCTAGAGGTTTCAAATTCAACCTTCCTAATTGCAAGttgatttctattttttatttttttttaatttacaataTTCATTCTATCTTCTACCTTCATCTTCAAATTTGTTAATTGTCTTTTAATGTCCAAGACTTTTAAATTGTTGGTTCTTTCATACATTGTTTGCAAAATTTCttatatattttttatgattttcagaTCTTGAACATGAGGCCTAATCCATGGACTACGTTTCTACAAAACTGTAGCCCATTCATTCAtacccattttgtcacattttTCGTCCTTACTTTCATGcataatttttcttgtattaactACCATAAATCGTTtacgtttttttttaattaattgtatcttacatttttaatttttataattacaaTCATCTAAATTTATATTAACAAAAATATGaaagattttgaaaaaaatattatatgaACAAAAGTAAACTCCACAAGAGCACAAACATAGAGATTTGAAAATGAAGCGTATGCCAACAAACACAATGGTATTTTATATTGTCATGCCTTAATATTAACCTTTTTATAAACGGAAAAGACTTCTGAAATTTTTATGACTTACAAAAGTGAAATATAGTTTCATTTAACTCTTAACTGGAAGAATGTTGATCGAATATAACACGTTTACTTTTTTCATGAACACGTAAACACAACTTTCACGACGCTTATTTCACCAACCGCAAGGAGAGCGACCAGATTGACGATTCCGGTGGCAAAGGAGTACGAAACTTGTGGGAATTAGAGGCCCACCGAGGATGCCGAGATGAAGGAGATTGTGGTTCAATATGGTCCTCAGAACTAGAATCTCATTACAGAGAAACGTTTTCCATGGACATATCGTGCTTCTCTGACGGTAGAAAATAATAGTTACCGCTTGAGAattatagcctatcaccatgtccAGCAGTAGATCTTGTACATCTGGTTTAGGATACACATATTTTCCATTACCACCATAAGGAAGAATCAAAATTAGTACATATCACCAGCAGCGCTGCCTCAAATTAGAAAGAAGTTCTGGATCAGTAGCGCTCTGATAACCAAAGCCTTCGAACCACTTTGGGAGAGTATGAAAAAGTCATCAATGACATTCGTGGACTTTCTGGATAAGACAAATCTTAATTGCATAAAATTGTAAATTtggtttctggatttgattgcatGAACAATTTTTCTCATCAACATTTCAGGTCAtgttctatgatccatcatcaatatGAAAAAGCTTAAAAGAAAAATCATCTTAATGATAGATCATGGAATATGATctgacacaatcaaatccaaaaatcaaaTTTCAACAGAGTAAAGAAAATAACAACTCAGACAAACTTCACAAAACATCACAGTCCATACCACTCAGCTCATAGATCACATAGCAGCTGACACTCGAATCCACAACCCCACACTTTTAGAAAATTCTGATATAATGAGAAGAAACGTAAAATCAAAGAGAAATGAACCAGAGCTTATCGCTGCTTTTTGGAggtcacagataacaggtttttgTATTCAATTTATAGAAAAGTAGAATATAAATTCTACATAGCAAGCAGCATAGAATTTGTTGGAAATTTATTATAAGTGAGCGGTGGTGAGCGGTGCACACGGCTCCGGGTGGCGTTAGCTTATTTATTTTAACAACAATAACTACATCTCTGACAGGGTTTCTTCACCGTTTGTAATTAGACTAGTTTCTCTAAAGACCAGCGTAGAGAGATTAATTGGATACATAACAGAAGAGTTTCCACTCCAGATCTGCTGTGAAAACAGTTCATAAAGCTTTTGAGTGCCATGAGATCCATCCCAGAACACATGTGTGCTTATGTTGCTGCAAAACAAATTCGGCGGATTAGTCTTTCCACAGCTCACCTCTGCATTAAACATTCCCGATCCACAGCATGCCGTCTTAGAATCACTGAATCCTACAACAAGATTTTGCATAGATTCATTTCAGTTTCAGTTGCCCAATCACTAAATCCAaaagaacaaaataatgatataatAAGAGATCCTCTAAAGAGAGCAGCTTACCATAGGCTTTAGGATTTTGAATAATGCTCATTAATTCATCATAAGCATTAAGTTGGATGATGATCACTCCGTCAAGTATTTCATTGAGGAGTGTGACAAGTGACTTGGAAGCACTGTTATATGCCATAGCCAGCTGGTTTGCGATATCCAAACATTCCCCATGTGATATATTGTAAGCTATATATTTAGTATAAGGAGCACAACCCACAGGTGGAATGTTAAATATAAGGAATTTTCTCGCCCCGCCATTGTAAAGCCTCTGTCAGGTTACATAACGGTACCGATTTAGTTCTTCTGTTAGAGAAAAGATGGTTTTTTTTGTGCTACCAAAGAGAAGAAATTTGTAATTTGATGGATTTCAAACTTACTACAACAGATTGATTAAATTTGGCGAGCAGAAGAGTGACAAACTCTGCTGGAGTAGTAGTGTTTGCTATGTAGGAGCCAATGTCGTTGCCTCCAACTGTAATGCCAAATAAAGACTTTCTCAGCTTCGCTTGGGCAGCTCCAGATGGGTTTGACCTCGTCAGAATATGAGAATACTGTTCGAATAGAAATAGTTGTTGGCTCATACTGATAACTTTCTGCAAGGTTGTGGAAGATTAGGTACAACGACAAACCAGCAAATATTTTGTTGAATAGTTTATTGAGGAGAATGGAGAAATGCAGGAAAGGATAAGATAAACAATTGCGGAGTCGAGCTAACATAAATTTGGTACCACCTGCCGTGAACAATACAGCTCTatcaattgtttatttattttcttaGTTGGGTAGGTAACCAATTCACTAAATGTGTGCTGGGAGCACAAATAAAATTTGCTTAAATGAGAGTTAAAAGATTGAGAAATAATTGTTTCATAAATTATTAAAGATATAAGATTTTCTTAAAATATCTCAAGCTTTATTTACAAAGAAGCTTGATTTCTATAAGTTCTATAAATCATTAAAAAGAAATTATAATTAGTTTTCATAATTAAATTTTGTAATATAGATCTATATTCCATCAAAATGATCAAATCTGTTTTCTCATCTTATATCTTTAAAATTTTGTAAATCTCCAACTTaacaaaacttaattcttaataataatatattataaattaaaaaaactttcaattttatagatatatattttgaaaattataagttttcaattattaaataaaattaataaaaaaaatttatagaaaaaagaTTTCACAAAAATATAGAATCTAAGTATTTTGTCTTTATTGTATTCTATTAATGTTGTAATAACTAATAAAATGTTATAGTTCAACTACAATTGATGAGATGAATGTAATGTTCTTTAATTATACTAACTACCAATATTAAAGACTATAAAGAATAAAATTGAGTCCCAAACAACTTTAATAGAACATTTGAAATTATGAAAATTATACTTACCTAAACTTATTAGAAAGATAAAGTTATAATAAGATACATTACTTTGTTAAGGAGTACAGCAGAAAAACACAAATGCTATCAAGGAGTTCACATTAAACCAATTTCTCCTCATCTCTCAGTTAAATCAGGCATCCAACGAAAGATTCAAACCAACCCAAATCGTTACGCATACAAATTTAATATACTAGTTTGTACAAGCAACTTTGGAAGATAAGCCCGCTACATCATAAATAACTTGCTGTTTTTCCAAAAGGCAGAACAGGGATTTAAGAAATGCTTCATACAGTATGCCAACAATTAACTAGATGATTAATGCAGCTCTGATGAAAGATTTTAACAAAAAAATCAGCTAATCCAAACCAGAACATTAGACTATACAGGGCCTAAGCAAAAAAGGGCTGTAATACATTTTAGTCAACGGATGAATTTGTTTTTTTTAAGAAGAAAAAGAACTGAGCAGAGACCTGTGTGGCACCTGTTGAGTCGAGCAAACCGCTGCTTCCTGATGCGAAATTTACCCCCCTTGCAAAATCTGCCTTTGGTTGGAGATAAGGAGGCGGGTAAGGGAGCCCCAAGTAATCAGCTGTAACCACAATCAATgcattatattattaataatctGAAAAACTGTACTATTAGAGTATCTACACAAAAACAAAAAAGATTCAATAAGAGCATACAAATCTGTAAGAAGAAATCATACCAACAAAGTCGAAACCGGTACGGCCATCAGTGAAACGACCAGTTGGGCAGGGGAAAAAGGAGACGCCATATGGTATGAAGTTTGCACGTGCAGTGCAGTTTAGAATGTAATTATTATTACCTGCATCCGCTAACGAGTCTCCAAACAGATACATGGCTGGCACAATAGGCTCCTCTTCAGCTGCTCCAAAACAAGTTATTAGCCACAACCCAACTAAAATACTCAAAACTGAGCTCTTCATTCTCATCTTAACAACACACTTTTTGAGTCTCTTACGCATTCTCCTGCTTAAATAACATGCTACTGCAGGTGCAGATAAAAAAACAATTTGCTTATGCGCATTAATTCAGTCGACCAACATTTCGTTAAATTCTTTATGCGACTGGACCCAAGTTTCATTTGAATTTACTTGCTAGTGGACCCCTTAATTATGGTTGATCCAGATCGAATGCAAGGAGCGGTGGCCAGATTTATACCGAACCGATTTCAAACCACTTTTTTTTTGTTGACATTGAAATCATTGAAATACAGATCTGATGTATAGCGGATTAATTTATTGCATTTATGTACCTGAATTGTATTGGAGTTAAATGCTCAATGAACCACAGAAGAGCGAATGGGACACTTCAGGATTCACGATATATTCATTCCTGGAGTAAGAGACAACACAGCTGGCAAAAATGTCTATTATCAACATATTATCACCATATACTCTGAAGCATTATCTTCATATTCTCATTAACAGCCAGTAAAATTTCATGACGGACAATAAGAAATATATAAAAATCATTGATAAGCaagaatttattgatgttttttaagACAAGAATATGTTTCTTTATGTCAGTTATATGCAGTGTTCTACAGAAACACGTTTCCCCCTAGGCCCAAGTCCCCCCTCTCCGAAACCCATCCTCGAAACTTTTTCCGTTTGTCCCCAGTACCCAAAGTTCGTCCCCCTATCTCCCCGTCCTCAATGCCTGTGGAACACTAGTTATATGTCGTAGAAAATATTATTCATATAtagttttattatattttattttatcattttttttaataagggggtaaaaaatttattaataatatgAAACAAGCATTACATAAGAAAACCAGAGCCTCAAAGCTCCAGAAGAGAACAACAAACCCAACCAGCTATCATctagcttcataactatccatatcctcagcaaagatcttatgcaagtcttGACAGTAACCaggggaaagatgctcccaaccctcaactttccactCATCACCATGTTCCGAAGCatacttagccaaacaatcagcttctctattccattcacgaggaatgtggatgaaagacaccttctcaatcatagcactaatttgcaaaatctgGTGCACAATCCCTGCCAGCTACCAATTAATCCCACTCAACTTCTGGTCaatcaacaaattaacaataatctACGAATCTGATTCGCAGATAACCTTACACCACCCCAGCTCATATGCACGCTCCAGGTcatagaaaattgctaatccctccataaaattattagactgatgccctttatgcactaaaaagaagaaaaccacatccccCATACGATCCCTACCAACACACCCACTCCCAGCAGGACTCGGATTACCCCGAGAGGAGTCATTGGTGTTAATCTTAATGGTTTCATCCTGAGGGGGCAACCATCTttccaccctttgaaccttcttcttaGCACTTGTACCTCTCCAAacacaagctaagacaagagacatctcctgcaaacccaacctactcacaatatcaacctctcctctatccagaggaaaatttaactcacatttagcttccaccatctactagatcattccaatgattctattccacccTTGCTAAACTAATAGTCTGGCTTCCCTAAAGATCTGcctattcctctctagccagatctgccaaagtatgaaaatgggcccaatgtgccagACAGTCTAAAGAAAAGAGCACAAAATAGGAAGCTTGTCCAAACTGCTggaaaactccaccaaagaatccatgtgaacacaagggtgcttccacacccccacTAGTAATGCCAGACTAGCAACGAGAAAGCGCATCTGAAGAACAGTTGTGAGGAAtcctcctctccattaccacacaaaacatagatggaAGGCCCGTGGAACCCACGCTTATGAATATTGTCctaggttagacatctattcaaagatAAAGTCCAAGAAAAATAGTTACACTTCAATAAAGAGAAATTGTTGcaaacatatttccaccagtgcacctccctcccctccaatctactGGACAACGCCTCCTGGTACCCACTGGCAACATTAAAAAATACCCTTAGGATT is a genomic window of Cryptomeria japonica chromosome 7, Sugi_1.0, whole genome shotgun sequence containing:
- the LOC131045061 gene encoding GDSL esterase/lipase 6 produces the protein MRKRLKKCVVKMRMKSSVLSILVGLWLITCFGAAEEEPIVPAMYLFGDSLADAGNNNYILNCTARANFIPYGVSFFPCPTGRFTDGRTGFDFVADYLGLPYPPPYLQPKADFARGVNFASGSSGLLDSTGATQKVISMSQQLFLFEQYSHILTRSNPSGAAQAKLRKSLFGITVGGNDIGSYIANTTTPAEFVTLLLAKFNQSVVRLYNGGARKFLIFNIPPVGCAPYTKYIAYNISHGECLDIANQLAMAYNSASKSLVTLLNEILDGVIIIQLNAYDELMSIIQNPKAYGFSDSKTACCGSGMFNAEVSCGKTNPPNLFCSNISTHVFWDGSHGTQKLYELFSQQIWSGNSSVMYPINLSTLVFRETSLITNGEETLSEM